In Morganella morganii, the following are encoded in one genomic region:
- a CDS encoding MFS transporter encodes MSNRLKLQDGKTLTLASLGGALEFYDFIVFLTFAPFLQTLFFPSDSPLLSSIMTYLTYAVAYFVRPLSGVIMAHFGDLIGRKKMFMLSLFLMAIPTLLIGLLPTYEQIGYAAPVLLLIMRLLQGIALGGEVPSAHVFVTEHVPQNRIGLANSMIASGLTFGVVIGHFAAYLIYTNFSNDQILSFAWRYPFICGGVLGLIAVYLRRYLRETPVFLEMKKRKELIDMPIKEVLKSYKPATMISILATWLLTTGVVLVVLAPNLMKSDIFKIDPEFVSKIAILATVMNMVGSIIAGIVSDKLGIRKTVVIYSILLAATSYAFFNSLGSGDHTTIGFLYSLAALFLGLVACVPIIIIKLFPANIRLSGIGFSYNIGNALFAGLTTFTVPVIAEHVNPMFIAYYILFLCALGLFISFCLGKKSMKFYV; translated from the coding sequence ATGTCTAATCGCTTAAAGCTACAGGACGGAAAAACGCTGACTCTTGCGTCTTTGGGTGGTGCGCTGGAATTTTACGATTTTATCGTATTCCTCACCTTCGCACCCTTTTTGCAGACACTCTTCTTTCCGAGTGACTCACCGCTGCTTTCGAGTATCATGACCTATCTGACCTATGCGGTCGCTTATTTTGTCCGCCCGCTCAGCGGCGTGATAATGGCACATTTCGGCGACCTGATTGGCCGCAAAAAAATGTTTATGCTCTCCCTGTTCCTGATGGCGATCCCAACCCTGCTGATCGGCCTGCTGCCGACCTATGAGCAGATTGGCTATGCCGCGCCGGTCTTGCTGCTGATTATGCGTCTGTTACAGGGCATCGCATTAGGCGGAGAAGTGCCGAGTGCACACGTCTTTGTCACCGAGCATGTCCCGCAGAACCGTATCGGTCTGGCGAACAGTATGATTGCCAGCGGCCTGACATTCGGCGTGGTTATCGGCCATTTCGCGGCTTACCTGATTTACACCAATTTCAGCAATGACCAGATCTTAAGTTTTGCATGGCGTTATCCGTTTATCTGCGGCGGGGTTTTAGGCCTGATTGCCGTGTATTTACGCCGCTATCTGCGTGAAACACCGGTATTCCTGGAGATGAAAAAGCGCAAAGAACTGATTGATATGCCAATCAAAGAGGTATTGAAGAGCTACAAACCTGCCACGATGATCTCTATTCTTGCCACCTGGCTGCTGACCACCGGTGTGGTTCTGGTCGTCCTGGCACCAAACCTGATGAAATCCGATATCTTTAAAATCGACCCGGAATTTGTCAGTAAAATTGCCATCCTCGCCACCGTCATGAACATGGTCGGCAGTATTATTGCGGGGATTGTGTCCGATAAACTCGGCATCCGCAAAACTGTTGTGATATACAGCATCCTGCTCGCCGCCACCAGCTATGCCTTCTTTAATTCCCTGGGCAGCGGTGACCACACCACGATCGGCTTCTTATATTCCCTGGCCGCCCTGTTCCTGGGTCTGGTTGCCTGTGTGCCGATTATTATTATCAAACTGTTCCCGGCCAATATCCGCTTAAGCGGCATCGGGTTCTCTTATAACATCGGTAACGCCCTGTTCGCCGGACTGACCACCTTCACCGTACCGGTTATCGCTGAACACGTTAACCCGATGTTTATCGCCTACTATATTCTGTTCCTCTGTGCTCTCGGCCTGTTTATCAGCTTCTGCCTCGGCAAAAAATCGATGAAGTTTTATGTCTGA
- a CDS encoding DUF6896 domain-containing protein: protein MNENLYRLIVEFQNNVRTALKLMYRSGIKMPSSRYEWIQYSIPGAGELDGGIKYYKHGAGCLVELNSGNIDFDFGEQGEIGGFNSWWLTCFAEKNITAYGFRNYDDVAEHLNKALSDGELIRPDHDLCYIANVPYSYAIDIDSRNPGDMLPCRNHDRVLTLQIHYFETAELMFRNYNKLNQKMKKNGHLSQREEFDTRIYFSAWLGFLGVVCEGFRKLNIRVLLENDRPASFKDLLPISDSIRKLMKEHSDPLRIYRNNIFHLRENTEFIRHFFDTEVERLSWARELHLLLAKFFSQYRVCCEVHYVFNGRKGESDLTKKKVIRRKKTSEH from the coding sequence ATGAATGAAAATCTTTATCGCTTGATTGTTGAGTTTCAAAATAATGTCCGGACTGCTTTAAAGCTCATGTATCGGTCCGGCATTAAAATGCCGTCAAGTCGCTATGAATGGATTCAATATAGTATACCCGGCGCTGGGGAGTTAGATGGTGGTATTAAATATTATAAACATGGCGCCGGATGCCTCGTAGAACTGAATTCCGGGAATATAGATTTTGATTTCGGTGAGCAAGGAGAAATAGGAGGTTTTAATTCCTGGTGGTTAACCTGCTTTGCCGAGAAGAATATAACAGCTTACGGTTTCAGAAATTATGATGATGTTGCTGAGCATCTGAACAAAGCGTTAAGTGACGGAGAACTGATTCGTCCGGATCATGATCTTTGCTATATTGCCAATGTTCCATACTCCTACGCTATAGACATAGACAGCAGAAATCCGGGAGATATGCTTCCATGCCGCAATCATGACCGTGTACTGACACTTCAGATTCATTACTTCGAAACAGCTGAACTCATGTTTAGAAATTACAATAAACTCAATCAGAAAATGAAAAAAAATGGCCATCTGAGCCAGCGGGAAGAATTTGATACGAGAATTTATTTTTCTGCATGGTTAGGTTTTTTAGGTGTGGTCTGTGAGGGCTTTCGAAAGTTAAACATACGAGTCCTGCTTGAAAATGATCGCCCTGCCAGCTTTAAAGACTTATTACCAATTTCGGATAGCATCAGAAAACTGATGAAAGAACATTCGGATCCACTCCGGATATACAGAAATAATATTTTTCATCTCAGAGAGAATACTGAATTTATTCGCCATTTTTTTGATACAGAAGTTGAACGCCTTTCATGGGCTCGTGAGTTACATTTGCTGCTTGCAAAGTTTTTCTCTCAGTACAGAGTCTGTTGTGAAGTACATTATGTATTTAATGGGCGCAAAGGTGAAAGCGATTTGACAAAGAAAAAAGTAATACGCCGTAAAAAAACCTCTGAACATTGA
- a CDS encoding dihydrodipicolinate synthase family protein — protein MESRYITPAVTIFDDKGRIDTEQNQRVYDSLKGHVSGFVVMGSTGEFFSLDMESSKTLIRLCGSYDKGGMKVYAGTSRPDVNESAALANYAHEQGVDGVMIISPYYFPLDDEGVYRFYSAVAEKTSANIFIYNFPERTGYSVSPEVCLRLADRYPNIIGLKDTIPDTLHTSQIIQTVKKEIPHFEVYAGYDNNFAHVVLAGGNGCIGGLSNIVPEFFASWMAVFAQGDMAAVAAHQRKVDQLMAVYGVHSPFIPTFKKALQMRGIIQSDYCTAPFSSLNAEQTEQLMQILADAETAR, from the coding sequence ATGGAAAGCCGTTACATCACGCCGGCCGTAACAATTTTTGATGACAAAGGCCGGATTGATACCGAACAAAACCAGCGGGTGTATGACTCTCTGAAGGGGCATGTCTCCGGATTTGTGGTTATGGGCAGTACCGGCGAGTTTTTTTCACTGGATATGGAAAGCTCAAAAACACTGATCAGGTTATGCGGCAGTTATGACAAAGGGGGAATGAAAGTGTATGCCGGGACCAGCCGCCCGGATGTGAATGAGTCCGCCGCGCTGGCGAACTATGCTCATGAGCAGGGGGTGGACGGGGTCATGATTATCAGCCCGTACTATTTCCCGCTGGATGATGAGGGCGTTTACCGGTTTTACAGCGCGGTCGCGGAAAAAACGTCAGCCAATATTTTTATCTATAACTTCCCGGAACGTACCGGTTACTCGGTGTCACCGGAGGTGTGTCTGCGTCTGGCGGATCGCTATCCGAATATTATCGGGCTGAAAGATACGATCCCCGATACATTACATACGTCGCAGATTATTCAGACGGTAAAAAAAGAGATCCCGCATTTTGAGGTTTATGCCGGTTATGACAATAACTTCGCCCATGTTGTGCTGGCGGGGGGAAATGGCTGTATCGGCGGGTTATCCAATATTGTGCCTGAGTTCTTCGCTTCCTGGATGGCGGTATTTGCACAAGGTGATATGGCTGCCGTAGCGGCACATCAGCGCAAAGTGGATCAGCTGATGGCCGTTTACGGCGTGCACTCACCGTTTATCCCGACCTTTAAAAAAGCATTACAGATGCGGGGCATTATTCAGTCAGACTACTGCACAGCGCCATTCAGCAGCCTGAATGCGGAGCAGACTGAACAGCTGATGCAGATACTGGCGGATGCTGAAACAGCACGCTGA
- the cbrC gene encoding PF03691 family colicin E2 tolerance protein CbrC, whose product MTPNNRKLPVFKYHPDPLGTGAFSDDKTVKCDCCQQSTDTYYENPFYSVADIDALCPWCIADGSASRKFEGEFQDSASVEGIDCEYDDDGEFSHTTNPYPDEMLDELVKRTPGYRGWQQEVWLAHCNEPCEFIGYVCWDDIKDRLDEFVSLEDDIQEYGFSVEELSGLLHKDSDAQGYLFRCLHCKKLRLHFDFS is encoded by the coding sequence ATGACACCAAACAACCGAAAATTACCTGTTTTTAAATATCATCCCGATCCGCTCGGAACCGGTGCTTTTTCAGACGACAAGACAGTTAAGTGTGATTGCTGTCAGCAATCTACTGATACCTACTATGAAAATCCGTTTTATTCTGTCGCTGACATTGATGCATTATGCCCGTGGTGTATTGCGGATGGTTCCGCCAGCCGGAAATTTGAGGGTGAATTCCAGGATAGCGCCAGCGTGGAAGGAATTGACTGTGAATATGATGACGATGGTGAATTTTCACACACTACTAACCCGTATCCGGATGAAATGCTGGATGAACTGGTTAAACGCACACCCGGTTACCGGGGATGGCAGCAGGAAGTGTGGCTGGCACATTGCAATGAGCCCTGTGAATTTATCGGGTATGTTTGCTGGGATGATATAAAAGACCGGCTGGATGAATTTGTTTCTCTGGAAGATGATATTCAGGAATATGGTTTTTCTGTTGAAGAGTTATCCGGCCTGTTACATAAGGACAGCGATGCACAGGGATATTTATTCCGCTGCCTGCATTGTAAAAAATTACGTCTGCATTTTGATTTTAGTTAA
- a CDS encoding AAA family ATPase, translating into MISEITMNGTKIKLRNISDNDINIYDMDSLSLLIGINGSGKTKFLCSVINYFFPKNNMQIIGECTILNSRGERIDHSEIRSWGVIYFTPLPFRPKLDIRDNRFINASPSPNGKNTVFDLVGYKDLISDFGIYPKVVAMKMTNISKVARLILNIALDNKDLNQNSILLNHGLLDILSLREKIDANMDGNNSDTIKYSANKNIQAEIDHIMQRCSAHLIDEILHNAGEEKLFYIFSIIDWASTKKQFSDNVVIPLLNKYFNLNIRLNKKLRETKLYLECERKIDSLVRILKYAVKGHEIIKDSRFNESTLRLEFEIDPYEGQKLLTEYNLNDIFKIDFSDMSSGQIAILAQIGAISDSINKLSERGIKSILLLIDEGDAFLHLDWQRKYISNLNKMLGLLKTSLRIDNLQLILASHSPLLATDVPKDFISRLPIENATLSGFASPLYILLNESFGTKTIGEFATNKIEAIIDKIPNETLTEKDHYLINNIDNPLIKSEIERLIIQYKA; encoded by the coding sequence ATGATTAGTGAAATTACAATGAATGGCACTAAAATAAAACTAAGAAATATTAGTGATAATGACATTAATATTTATGACATGGATTCTTTATCTTTACTTATTGGTATAAATGGTTCAGGGAAGACCAAATTCTTATGCAGCGTAATTAACTATTTTTTCCCTAAAAACAATATGCAAATAATAGGCGAATGTACAATATTAAACTCTCGCGGAGAAAGAATAGATCATTCTGAAATTAGAAGCTGGGGGGTTATATATTTCACTCCATTGCCGTTTAGACCAAAGTTGGATATCAGAGATAATAGGTTTATTAACGCATCTCCAAGTCCGAATGGAAAAAATACTGTATTTGACCTTGTCGGATATAAGGACTTAATATCTGACTTTGGTATTTATCCAAAAGTTGTTGCCATGAAGATGACAAATATTAGTAAAGTTGCAAGATTAATACTTAATATTGCTCTGGATAATAAAGATCTTAACCAGAATAGTATACTGCTGAATCACGGTCTCCTTGATATTTTATCATTGCGTGAAAAAATTGATGCTAATATGGATGGTAATAATTCAGACACTATAAAGTACAGTGCCAATAAAAATATTCAAGCAGAAATTGATCATATTATGCAGCGTTGCTCCGCCCATCTGATTGATGAAATACTTCATAATGCAGGTGAAGAAAAACTCTTTTACATATTCAGCATAATAGATTGGGCAAGTACAAAGAAACAATTCAGTGATAACGTAGTAATTCCATTATTGAACAAATATTTTAATTTAAATATTCGTTTAAATAAAAAGTTAAGGGAAACTAAATTATATTTAGAATGTGAAAGGAAAATAGATAGTTTAGTAAGAATTTTAAAGTATGCGGTGAAAGGTCATGAAATTATTAAAGATTCAAGATTTAATGAATCAACTTTAAGGTTGGAATTCGAAATAGATCCTTACGAAGGGCAAAAATTATTAACAGAATATAATTTAAATGATATTTTTAAAATTGACTTTTCTGATATGAGTTCTGGGCAAATTGCTATTCTAGCTCAAATTGGTGCCATTTCTGATTCTATTAATAAACTTTCAGAGAGAGGTATTAAATCAATACTATTATTAATAGATGAAGGGGACGCTTTTTTGCATCTTGATTGGCAAAGGAAATATATTTCTAATTTAAATAAAATGTTAGGATTATTAAAAACATCTCTTCGCATAGATAATTTACAACTTATTCTAGCCTCACACTCTCCATTGTTAGCGACAGACGTTCCCAAAGATTTTATAAGTAGGCTACCAATTGAAAATGCTACGTTAAGTGGTTTTGCATCTCCTCTTTATATTTTACTAAATGAATCTTTTGGAACTAAAACCATTGGGGAATTTGCAACAAATAAAATTGAAGCTATCATCGATAAAATACCTAATGAAACACTGACTGAAAAAGATCATTACCTTATAAATAACATAGACAATCCTCTAATAAAAAGCGAAATCGAACGCTTAATTATTCAGTATAAGGCTTGA
- a CDS encoding IclR family transcriptional regulator, translating into MSTEHMPTIRVLEVLSVLAAENTGISLTQLAGKTGILKGTLYPILKTLAERRYINYDENTQLYFLGIACSILSRSFFEKSYWLKMVHREMNNIVNECNEVCQMGILDGPDVLYIDKVQSAQKVQLVSNIGTRLPAVYSALGKAMICHYSDDDILRLYPDGFTPLTKYSITTIAELRQQLEEVKINHYATDNREINEETRCYAVSLRQRNKIIAAISVSVPTFRSNDEKNNQIISVLLSSRERIEQELHTLQDVEFYQ; encoded by the coding sequence ATGTCAACGGAGCATATGCCGACAATACGGGTGTTAGAGGTACTCAGCGTTCTGGCGGCAGAAAACACCGGGATTTCCCTCACGCAGCTGGCCGGGAAGACCGGCATCTTAAAAGGCACGCTCTACCCGATTCTGAAAACTCTGGCAGAACGCCGTTATATTAATTATGACGAAAACACCCAGCTTTATTTTCTGGGTATCGCCTGCTCGATTCTTTCCCGTTCATTCTTTGAAAAATCGTACTGGCTGAAAATGGTGCACCGCGAGATGAATAATATTGTCAACGAGTGCAACGAAGTGTGCCAGATGGGTATATTAGATGGCCCGGATGTGCTGTATATCGATAAAGTGCAGTCTGCGCAAAAAGTTCAGTTAGTCTCCAATATCGGCACCCGCTTACCGGCGGTTTATTCTGCATTAGGTAAAGCGATGATATGCCATTACAGCGATGATGATATTCTCCGCTTATATCCTGACGGCTTTACCCCGCTGACAAAATACAGTATCACCACCATTGCGGAATTACGTCAGCAACTGGAAGAGGTCAAAATAAATCATTACGCCACTGACAACCGGGAAATAAACGAAGAAACCCGCTGCTATGCCGTTTCATTACGTCAGCGCAATAAAATTATCGCCGCTATCAGTGTCTCCGTCCCGACATTCCGCAGTAATGATGAAAAAAACAACCAGATTATCAGTGTATTACTCAGCAGCCGCGAACGTATCGAGCAGGAATTGCATACATTGCAGGATGTGGAGTTTTATCAGTAA
- a CDS encoding MFS transporter, whose protein sequence is MATITAYDNPALNSAIQKSWKRLVPLMFILYFVAFIDRVNVGFAKDAMQLDIGLSDSAFALGAGIFFAAYALFGIPANLILNKIGAQKWLSITTVIWGVLSAMTGFVTNETQFIVLRFLLGLGEAGFYPGILLLASIYFPNKVRGSVIGIFVLGVPLALTLGSPLSGALLELHGWLGRPGWFWMFVIEGLPAVVIGVFAFFWLDDSPEKARFLTAEEKKALTEQLASENAKTETTSVLSALKNIKVWHLALIYGTIQISVYGLMFFLPSQVASLMGQSLGFKASLVAAIPWACSAFGVYYIPRLADKNPSRRVAISVMCMLAAAVGLALSAFASPVFAIAALCLSAVGFLSVQPVFWTFPPQLLSGPALAAGIGFCTTMGAFCSFLAPIIRVEMDKLMNSNTAGIITLAVITVGCALLIALLKKNTQK, encoded by the coding sequence ATGGCGACTATCACAGCTTATGACAATCCTGCTTTAAATTCCGCGATTCAGAAATCGTGGAAGCGTTTAGTACCCCTGATGTTTATTTTGTATTTTGTGGCATTTATTGACCGTGTGAATGTGGGCTTTGCGAAAGATGCCATGCAACTGGATATCGGGCTGTCCGATTCCGCCTTTGCACTGGGGGCGGGAATTTTCTTCGCTGCTTATGCACTGTTCGGGATCCCGGCAAACCTGATCCTCAATAAAATCGGTGCACAAAAGTGGCTGAGTATTACAACGGTTATCTGGGGTGTGTTATCCGCAATGACCGGGTTCGTGACCAACGAGACGCAATTTATTGTGCTGCGTTTCCTGCTGGGACTGGGTGAGGCGGGCTTTTATCCGGGAATTTTGTTACTGGCCTCCATCTATTTCCCGAATAAAGTCCGCGGCTCGGTGATTGGCATTTTTGTCCTCGGCGTGCCGCTGGCATTGACGCTTGGTTCGCCGTTATCCGGCGCACTGCTGGAATTACACGGCTGGCTGGGGCGTCCTGGCTGGTTCTGGATGTTTGTGATTGAAGGTTTACCGGCGGTTGTTATCGGGGTCTTCGCCTTTTTCTGGCTGGATGACAGCCCGGAGAAAGCCCGCTTCCTGACAGCGGAAGAGAAGAAAGCCCTGACAGAGCAGTTAGCCAGTGAGAATGCGAAAACAGAAACGACGTCTGTGCTGTCCGCGCTGAAAAATATCAAGGTCTGGCACCTGGCACTTATCTACGGCACCATCCAGATCTCGGTCTACGGGCTGATGTTTTTCCTGCCGTCGCAGGTGGCTTCCCTGATGGGACAGAGTCTCGGGTTTAAAGCGTCTCTGGTGGCGGCTATTCCGTGGGCATGCTCGGCGTTCGGTGTGTATTACATCCCGCGTCTGGCTGATAAAAATCCGTCCCGCCGTGTGGCTATCTCCGTGATGTGTATGCTGGCAGCGGCAGTTGGTCTGGCATTATCCGCCTTTGCCAGTCCGGTCTTTGCCATCGCCGCGCTGTGTCTCAGCGCCGTCGGTTTTCTGTCGGTACAACCGGTGTTCTGGACATTCCCGCCGCAGTTACTGAGTGGTCCTGCGCTGGCTGCCGGCATCGGGTTCTGTACCACCATGGGGGCATTCTGTTCTTTCCTCGCACCGATTATCCGTGTGGAAATGGATAAACTGATGAACAGCAATACGGCAGGGATTATCACACTCGCGGTGATCACAGTCGGCTGTGCACTCCTGATTGCCTTACTGAAAAAGAACACACAAAAATAA
- a CDS encoding UxaA family hydrolase codes for MQKILRIDETDNLIVALKDLHAGEVYQWGDESITLVTDVKAKHKFALEAVPEGGIVSMYGTAVGKATKPIARGEVITVDNIRHYAAPVSLEESGDYEWQIPDVSAWKDRTFKGYVRDDGRVGTANYWLIFPLVFCENRNVTKLTDALNEALGYTNNSLKSFALDLTAGEQAQTTKPKLFPHIEGVRCITVTSGCGGATSDSKTMCDVLAAYADHPNVIGITVFSLGCEKAQRKMFKESLAARNPAFDKPALYFRQQEWNSEEEMMQTALKQTYECMKAVKPQSRTDVPLSYLKLGVKCGASDGFSGISGNPAMGLVSDWLVTLGGASGLAEFPELCGAEGDMVKRCIRFEDKKKFLDLMGQYEKTANFFNTTIADNPSPGNIADGLITDAIKSTGAAKKGGKSPISAVCDYAEPMPDSGLSLVCTPGNDVDAVTGLVAAGCNVVIFSTGLGTPTGNPIVPVVKISTNSAIAQRLSDMIDYDCGPVIEGVPLPEISKGLFERVIETAGGEYKVKADRLEQFDFLLWKRSLDL; via the coding sequence ATGCAAAAGATATTACGTATTGATGAAACTGATAATTTAATTGTGGCACTGAAGGATTTGCATGCCGGTGAAGTGTATCAGTGGGGTGATGAATCAATCACTCTGGTCACGGATGTGAAAGCCAAACACAAGTTTGCCCTGGAAGCAGTGCCGGAAGGCGGTATTGTCTCCATGTACGGCACCGCTGTCGGGAAAGCAACAAAACCGATTGCCCGCGGGGAAGTGATTACCGTGGATAATATCCGCCATTATGCCGCCCCGGTATCACTGGAGGAGAGCGGCGACTATGAATGGCAGATCCCGGATGTGTCGGCCTGGAAGGACCGGACATTTAAAGGTTATGTACGTGATGATGGCCGGGTCGGAACAGCTAACTACTGGCTGATTTTCCCGCTGGTGTTCTGTGAAAACCGCAATGTCACCAAACTGACGGATGCGCTGAATGAGGCGCTGGGTTACACCAATAACAGTCTGAAAAGTTTCGCTCTGGATCTGACCGCCGGTGAACAGGCGCAGACCACAAAACCTAAGCTGTTTCCGCATATTGAAGGTGTGCGCTGTATTACTGTGACCAGCGGCTGCGGTGGTGCCACCTCTGACAGTAAAACCATGTGTGATGTACTGGCTGCGTATGCGGATCATCCGAATGTGATCGGCATTACCGTGTTCAGCCTGGGATGTGAAAAAGCACAGCGCAAGATGTTCAAAGAGTCGCTGGCAGCACGTAATCCGGCATTTGATAAACCGGCGCTCTATTTCCGGCAGCAGGAATGGAACAGCGAAGAAGAGATGATGCAGACGGCGCTGAAACAAACCTATGAGTGCATGAAAGCGGTGAAACCTCAGAGCCGCACAGATGTACCGCTGTCATATCTTAAGCTCGGCGTGAAGTGCGGGGCGTCTGACGGGTTCTCGGGCATTTCCGGCAATCCGGCGATGGGACTGGTGTCGGACTGGCTGGTGACACTTGGCGGCGCTTCCGGTCTGGCGGAATTCCCGGAGCTGTGCGGTGCGGAAGGGGATATGGTAAAACGCTGCATCCGCTTTGAGGATAAAAAGAAATTCCTCGATCTGATGGGACAGTATGAGAAAACCGCGAACTTCTTTAATACCACTATCGCGGATAACCCGAGCCCCGGAAATATTGCTGATGGATTAATTACCGATGCGATTAAATCAACCGGTGCGGCGAAAAAAGGCGGAAAATCGCCAATCAGTGCAGTGTGTGATTATGCGGAACCGATGCCGGACAGCGGACTGTCTCTGGTCTGCACACCGGGGAATGACGTGGATGCCGTGACCGGACTGGTGGCTGCGGGCTGTAACGTCGTTATTTTTTCCACCGGTTTGGGGACACCGACAGGAAACCCTATCGTACCGGTCGTCAAGATTTCCACCAACAGCGCTATCGCACAGCGTTTGTCAGACATGATCGATTACGACTGCGGTCCGGTAATAGAAGGTGTGCCATTGCCGGAAATCAGTAAAGGGCTGTTTGAGCGGGTGATTGAAACGGCAGGCGGGGAATATAAGGTGAAAGCAGACCGTCTGGAGCAGTTTGATTTCCTGCTGTGGAAACGGTCACTGGATTTATAA
- a CDS encoding transposase, whose product MIRLLKRVIPNWNYHHGSDSGNVFTGCNRKSTLLIINRFIERFNGSFRREFLNAYLFKSLSQVKEMA is encoded by the coding sequence ATGATCCGGTTATTGAAGCGAGTTATACCGAACTGGAATTATCACCATGGGTCGGATTCTGGAAATGTTTTCACCGGATGCAACAGAAAAAGTACTCTTTTAATCATAAACAGGTTTATTGAGCGTTTTAACGGATCATTCCGCCGAGAGTTTTTAAATGCGTATTTGTTTAAATCGCTGAGTCAGGTGAAAGAAATGGCCTAG
- a CDS encoding DNA translocase FtsK, whose amino-acid sequence MTQSPAVAEKTAALIASCLLKYRLESAVVDYSEGSIFTLFRLAPSPGIRSSQISALIPELCRSLNVTEIRMIDFIPGTPYIGLLVKNESRKTVSFSHCFTKWTEDKSLPQLSVMAGENITGEPVSLDLTQLPHLLIAGTTGPGKSMLMHSLILSLLYRTSPANVRLVLCDAHHPELSLYRNTPHLLFPVLSDSAEITEALHFLTTEAEIRRKQFSAINVPDLRRYNEKIALAESFGRPIPDPFWRPENYMAEHPRLSHKPAIIICIENAVQLINDNSNIEDLILPLLQQGGMTGIHLLLTTRSPLPTKINQQLKFYIPARIAMTVTSKADSHFIIGQHGAEILSGNGDMLLITADSAEPQRIQGAYISDSDIHNAVDYCKKWGDVNYLTTGRTVVPGACDLDPLFDRAVQFVAEKQRVSISDIQREFRIGYNRAARIVEEMEESGIISEPFSDGRREVLVPGLL is encoded by the coding sequence GTGACACAATCACCGGCTGTTGCAGAAAAGACCGCAGCGCTAATCGCATCCTGCTTATTAAAATATCGTCTTGAATCGGCAGTAGTGGATTATTCAGAAGGATCGATATTTACACTCTTTCGGTTAGCCCCTTCCCCCGGAATACGCAGTTCACAAATTTCCGCCCTTATCCCTGAATTATGCCGCTCTCTGAATGTAACCGAAATCCGGATGATTGATTTTATTCCCGGAACACCGTACATCGGATTGCTTGTAAAAAATGAATCCCGGAAAACCGTCTCCTTCAGCCACTGTTTTACTAAATGGACAGAAGACAAATCACTGCCGCAACTTTCGGTAATGGCGGGCGAAAATATAACCGGCGAACCTGTCAGTCTGGATTTAACACAATTACCGCACCTGCTGATCGCCGGAACAACCGGCCCCGGTAAATCCATGCTGATGCATTCCCTGATACTGAGCCTGCTGTACCGGACATCTCCTGCGAACGTCCGGCTGGTGCTGTGTGATGCTCACCACCCTGAACTCAGCCTTTACCGCAATACGCCACATTTACTTTTTCCTGTTCTGTCTGACAGCGCTGAAATCACCGAAGCCCTGCATTTTCTGACCACAGAAGCCGAAATACGACGCAAACAATTCTCCGCAATAAATGTCCCTGACCTCCGGCGTTATAATGAAAAAATTGCCCTGGCAGAATCATTCGGAAGACCTATTCCGGATCCTTTTTGGCGGCCGGAAAACTATATGGCGGAACATCCCCGTCTGAGTCATAAACCGGCTATTATTATCTGTATCGAAAATGCCGTTCAGCTGATTAATGATAACAGCAATATTGAAGATTTAATTTTACCTCTGCTGCAACAGGGAGGAATGACCGGCATTCATTTATTGCTCACAACACGCAGTCCGCTGCCGACAAAAATAAACCAGCAACTTAAATTTTATATCCCTGCCCGCATTGCAATGACAGTGACTTCCAAAGCGGACTCTCATTTTATTATCGGGCAACATGGCGCTGAAATATTATCCGGAAATGGTGATATGTTGCTTATCACCGCTGATTCCGCAGAACCTCAGCGCATTCAGGGAGCATATATCAGCGACAGTGATATACATAATGCCGTTGATTACTGCAAAAAATGGGGAGATGTTAATTATCTTACCACCGGAAGAACAGTTGTACCGGGCGCCTGTGATTTGGATCCCCTATTTGACCGGGCTGTTCAGTTTGTCGCAGAAAAACAACGGGTTTCGATATCCGACATTCAGCGGGAATTCCGTATTGGTTACAATCGTGCAGCCAGAATCGTTGAGGAAATGGAAGAATCGGGAATCATCAGCGAACCATTTTCAGACGGAAGGCGGGAAGTTTTAGTTCCGGGGCTTTTGTGA